One genomic segment of Ricinus communis isolate WT05 ecotype wild-type chromosome 3, ASM1957865v1, whole genome shotgun sequence includes these proteins:
- the LOC107262268 gene encoding zinc finger BED domain-containing protein DAYSLEEPER isoform X1, with protein MLRDKMATPEENNALALTEENNEMTTPESQPNKRRKKKSIVWEHFTIENVGAGCRRACCNQCKQSFAYSTGSKVAGTSHLKRHIAKGTCPALLRNQGNQLTPFTPGSGNGSATDPPKRRYRSPSSPYVPFDADRCRHEIARMIILHDYPLHMVEHSGFVNFVQNLQPRFSMVSFNTVHGDCVATYLREKQNVMKFIEGMPGRVCLTLDLWTSNQSLSYVFVTGHFIDSDWKPHKRILNVVMEPYPDSDTALSHAVACCLSDWSLEGKLFSVTYNHPVGEPGLENLRSLLCIKNPLILNGQLLIGNCSARILSSLAKDVLWAGRDIIKKIRDSVKYVKTSESHEEKFVDLKQHLQVPSEKSLSIDDQSQWNTTYQMLVAASELKEVFSCLDTSDPDYKEAPSMEHWREAETICSFLKPLYDAANMLTSTTNPTTVVFFHEVWKIQTDLARAFTSEDPFISSITKAMQEKISKYWKDCSLVLAIAVVMDPRFKMKLVEFSFSKMYGEDAPTYTKIVDDGIHELFLEYVALPLPLTPTYAEEGNSENNMKTEDHQGNLLSDNGLTDFDVYIMETTSQQMKSELDQYLEESLLPRVQEFDVLGWWKLNKLKYPTLSKMARDILSIPVTTVGPDSMFDTTIKELDQYRSSLRAETVEALVCAKDWLQHGSAEVSNALVKMEF; from the coding sequence TTACGAGACAAGATGGCAACACCTGAAGAGAACAATGCACTGGCTTTGACTGAAGAGAACAATGAGATGACTACTCCAGAATCACAGCCTAACAAACGGAGGAAAAAGAAGTCCATAGTCTGGGAGCATTTTACAATAGAAAATGTAGGTGCTGGATGTAGAAGGGCATGCTGTAACCAGTGCAAGCAAAGTTTTGCATATAGCACTGGTTCAAAAGTAGCTGGTACCAGCCATCTCAAGCGTCATATTGCCAAGGGAACTTGCCCAGCTCTATTACGCAACCAGGGAAATCAGTTAACGCCGTTTACCCCAGGAAGTGGAAATGGCAGTGCCACTGATCCACCAAAGCGTCGTTATCGATCCCCTAGCTCACCGTACGTTCCATTTGATGCAGACCGTTGCCGCCATGAAATTGCTAGGATGATCATATTGCATGACTACCCTCTTCACATGGTTGAACATTCTGGCTTTGTAAATTTTGTTCAAAATCTTCAACCAAGGTTCAGCATGGTCAGCTTCAATACTGTCCATGGGGATTGTGTTGCAACTTACTTGAGGGAAAAGCAGAATGTTATGAAGTTCATTGAGGGAATGCCTGGACGTGTTTGCCTCACATTGGATTTGTGGACTTCAAATCAAAGTTTAAGTTATGTGTTTGTGACTGGACACTTCATTGATAGCGATTGGAAGCCACATAAACGGATTCTTAATGTTGTGATGGAACCATATCCTGACTCAGATACTGCTCTTAGCCATGCTGTTGCTTGTTGCCTTTCAGATTGGAGTTTGGAGGGCAAATTATTTTCTGTCACTTACAATCATCCAGTGGGTGAACCTGGGCTTGAAAATCTTAGATCCTTACTTTGCATTAAAAATCCCCTTATTCTTAATGGTCAATTATTGATTGGAAACTGCAGTGCTCGTATTTTAAGTAGCCTTGCAAAGGATGTGTTATGGGCTGGGCGGGATATTATCAAGAAAATCCGAGACAGTGTAAAGTATGTGAAGACTTCAGAATCCCACGAGGAAAAGTTTGTTGACCTTAAGCAACACCTCCAAGTTCCCAGTGAGAAAAGCCTATCTATTGATGACCAATCTCAATGGAACACAACATATCAGATGCTGGTGGCTGCATCAGAGCTTAAAGAAGTATTTTCTTGTTTGGATACATCTGATCCTGATTACAAAGAGGCCCCATCCATGGAACACTGGAGGGAAGCTGAGACTATATGTTCTTTTCTGAAACCCCTGTATGATGCCGCCAACATGCTTACCTCCACAACTAACCCAACAACAGTTGTGTTCTTTCATGAAGTATGGAAGATCCAGACTGATCTTGCTCGTGCCTTTACAAGTGAGGATCCCTTCATCAGCAGTATTACCAAGGCAATGCAAGAAAAGATAAGCAAATATTGGAAGGATTGCAGTCTGGTATTGGCAATTGCAGTAGTCATGGATCCCCGCTTTAAGATGAAACTTGTTGAGTTTAGTTTTTCAAAAATGTATGGTGAAGATGCGCCAACATATACAAAGATTGTTGATGATGGCATCCATGAGCTCTTCCTTGAATATGTGGCACTTCCTTTGCCTCTAACTCCAACTTATGCCGAGGAAGGAAATTCTGAGAACAATATGAAGACAGAGGACCACCAGGGCAATCTTCTATCGGACAATGGACTAACAGATTTTGACGTCTATATCATGGAGACTACAAGCCAGCAGATGAAGTCCGAGCTGGATCAGTACTTGGAAGAGTCTTTATTGCCTCGAGTGCAGGAGTTTGATGTGTTAGGTTGGTGGAAACTGAACAAGCTGAAATACCCAACTCTTTCAAAGATGGCTCGGGATATATTAAGCATTCCAGTAACCACAGTTGGTCCTGATTCTATGTTTGATACTACGATCAAAGAGCTGGATCAGTACAGAAGTTCCTTGCGAGCAGAGACAGTGGAAGCCCTTGTGTGTGCCAAGGATTGGCTTCAACATGGATCTGCTGAAGTCTCAAATGCACTTGTGAAAATGGAATTTTAG
- the LOC107262268 gene encoding zinc finger BED domain-containing protein DAYSLEEPER isoform X2 — protein sequence MATPEENNALALTEENNEMTTPESQPNKRRKKKSIVWEHFTIENVGAGCRRACCNQCKQSFAYSTGSKVAGTSHLKRHIAKGTCPALLRNQGNQLTPFTPGSGNGSATDPPKRRYRSPSSPYVPFDADRCRHEIARMIILHDYPLHMVEHSGFVNFVQNLQPRFSMVSFNTVHGDCVATYLREKQNVMKFIEGMPGRVCLTLDLWTSNQSLSYVFVTGHFIDSDWKPHKRILNVVMEPYPDSDTALSHAVACCLSDWSLEGKLFSVTYNHPVGEPGLENLRSLLCIKNPLILNGQLLIGNCSARILSSLAKDVLWAGRDIIKKIRDSVKYVKTSESHEEKFVDLKQHLQVPSEKSLSIDDQSQWNTTYQMLVAASELKEVFSCLDTSDPDYKEAPSMEHWREAETICSFLKPLYDAANMLTSTTNPTTVVFFHEVWKIQTDLARAFTSEDPFISSITKAMQEKISKYWKDCSLVLAIAVVMDPRFKMKLVEFSFSKMYGEDAPTYTKIVDDGIHELFLEYVALPLPLTPTYAEEGNSENNMKTEDHQGNLLSDNGLTDFDVYIMETTSQQMKSELDQYLEESLLPRVQEFDVLGWWKLNKLKYPTLSKMARDILSIPVTTVGPDSMFDTTIKELDQYRSSLRAETVEALVCAKDWLQHGSAEVSNALVKMEF from the coding sequence ATGGCAACACCTGAAGAGAACAATGCACTGGCTTTGACTGAAGAGAACAATGAGATGACTACTCCAGAATCACAGCCTAACAAACGGAGGAAAAAGAAGTCCATAGTCTGGGAGCATTTTACAATAGAAAATGTAGGTGCTGGATGTAGAAGGGCATGCTGTAACCAGTGCAAGCAAAGTTTTGCATATAGCACTGGTTCAAAAGTAGCTGGTACCAGCCATCTCAAGCGTCATATTGCCAAGGGAACTTGCCCAGCTCTATTACGCAACCAGGGAAATCAGTTAACGCCGTTTACCCCAGGAAGTGGAAATGGCAGTGCCACTGATCCACCAAAGCGTCGTTATCGATCCCCTAGCTCACCGTACGTTCCATTTGATGCAGACCGTTGCCGCCATGAAATTGCTAGGATGATCATATTGCATGACTACCCTCTTCACATGGTTGAACATTCTGGCTTTGTAAATTTTGTTCAAAATCTTCAACCAAGGTTCAGCATGGTCAGCTTCAATACTGTCCATGGGGATTGTGTTGCAACTTACTTGAGGGAAAAGCAGAATGTTATGAAGTTCATTGAGGGAATGCCTGGACGTGTTTGCCTCACATTGGATTTGTGGACTTCAAATCAAAGTTTAAGTTATGTGTTTGTGACTGGACACTTCATTGATAGCGATTGGAAGCCACATAAACGGATTCTTAATGTTGTGATGGAACCATATCCTGACTCAGATACTGCTCTTAGCCATGCTGTTGCTTGTTGCCTTTCAGATTGGAGTTTGGAGGGCAAATTATTTTCTGTCACTTACAATCATCCAGTGGGTGAACCTGGGCTTGAAAATCTTAGATCCTTACTTTGCATTAAAAATCCCCTTATTCTTAATGGTCAATTATTGATTGGAAACTGCAGTGCTCGTATTTTAAGTAGCCTTGCAAAGGATGTGTTATGGGCTGGGCGGGATATTATCAAGAAAATCCGAGACAGTGTAAAGTATGTGAAGACTTCAGAATCCCACGAGGAAAAGTTTGTTGACCTTAAGCAACACCTCCAAGTTCCCAGTGAGAAAAGCCTATCTATTGATGACCAATCTCAATGGAACACAACATATCAGATGCTGGTGGCTGCATCAGAGCTTAAAGAAGTATTTTCTTGTTTGGATACATCTGATCCTGATTACAAAGAGGCCCCATCCATGGAACACTGGAGGGAAGCTGAGACTATATGTTCTTTTCTGAAACCCCTGTATGATGCCGCCAACATGCTTACCTCCACAACTAACCCAACAACAGTTGTGTTCTTTCATGAAGTATGGAAGATCCAGACTGATCTTGCTCGTGCCTTTACAAGTGAGGATCCCTTCATCAGCAGTATTACCAAGGCAATGCAAGAAAAGATAAGCAAATATTGGAAGGATTGCAGTCTGGTATTGGCAATTGCAGTAGTCATGGATCCCCGCTTTAAGATGAAACTTGTTGAGTTTAGTTTTTCAAAAATGTATGGTGAAGATGCGCCAACATATACAAAGATTGTTGATGATGGCATCCATGAGCTCTTCCTTGAATATGTGGCACTTCCTTTGCCTCTAACTCCAACTTATGCCGAGGAAGGAAATTCTGAGAACAATATGAAGACAGAGGACCACCAGGGCAATCTTCTATCGGACAATGGACTAACAGATTTTGACGTCTATATCATGGAGACTACAAGCCAGCAGATGAAGTCCGAGCTGGATCAGTACTTGGAAGAGTCTTTATTGCCTCGAGTGCAGGAGTTTGATGTGTTAGGTTGGTGGAAACTGAACAAGCTGAAATACCCAACTCTTTCAAAGATGGCTCGGGATATATTAAGCATTCCAGTAACCACAGTTGGTCCTGATTCTATGTTTGATACTACGATCAAAGAGCTGGATCAGTACAGAAGTTCCTTGCGAGCAGAGACAGTGGAAGCCCTTGTGTGTGCCAAGGATTGGCTTCAACATGGATCTGCTGAAGTCTCAAATGCACTTGTGAAAATGGAATTTTAG